A genomic segment from Janibacter sp. DB-40 encodes:
- a CDS encoding BTAD domain-containing putative transcriptional regulator, whose translation MAKVHIGVLGPLGVRVDGRPVPVPPGRRRRVLACLTTHRGHPVPVDSLIEAAWGEDLPHDPHGALHTVISRLRAVVGEAIVSAGPAGYALDVPADGVDAGEFEERLARADRAGPKGAAHLLEEALALWRGPAYAELGDAPFVMVEAMRLEGLRADATERLAALAVDAGDPVTAVGLTEALLAEEPFRERAVEILVTALYRDGRAADALAECRRHRTRLVRELGLDPGPALVRLEQQVLGHDLPEAPRSRPPVWLDTSAALIGREDELADLVAAVMRNRLTVVTGPGGVGKSRLAAEAVPLLHDRLALPVCVAELASITSGGVALAVATSLGLRPAHGSAAADAVVERLETRGGLLVIDNCEHVVDEVAVLVRRLVTRCRDVRVLATSRRRLGVDHEQVVPLAPLTVPAVDEPGSGLTASVRLLTHRVRRLAPTFALTPDNAPAVEELCRRLDGLPLALELAASRVATRGIDEVLASVDGAARDRVDGLEDVVDWSYRLLTRDQQALLSRLSVFAGVFTITEVRGLVARLPGERGDVGEDLAELVESSLVSCHDDGTGMRYRLLMIVRAFAAGRLRDSGRIDATREAHASWVADVASGIARDWLHADGAVIDERLRAAAPEMVTAVRWSLGAGRLDRAASIATDVSACLHWTPGVELSTLFIELAERGAAAPHPQLAGGVGAGAFHLGERGDLPGARRLARAALRMAEGDDPVSAVLALAVGAMYAGDREDSLRWFTRLVAMPGMLAEASASLALSACYHGDMVAARDHLAVALAAGACVADASSAFAHFAAGEIALTEDPDRGSALLRQAAREADRVGAEQVGRVARVALLSATTRHGDLEEATRLASWLLADLAAKGVWPQLWTTLRLSAELLASHGRAAEAVFVLEAAEVGESVPPLVGEDVDRYAALAGELGSRLGAPAVAGIRQLASATSRTQVVRRTEAVLREVVAPRSPSDAPPTMWE comes from the coding sequence GTGGCGAAGGTCCACATCGGCGTGCTGGGGCCGCTGGGGGTGCGCGTCGACGGGCGGCCGGTGCCGGTGCCACCGGGACGTCGACGCAGGGTCCTTGCGTGCCTCACCACCCATCGCGGCCATCCCGTGCCGGTGGACTCGCTCATCGAGGCGGCGTGGGGCGAGGACCTGCCCCACGACCCGCACGGGGCGCTGCACACGGTCATCTCCCGGCTGCGTGCCGTCGTGGGGGAAGCCATCGTGAGCGCCGGTCCGGCGGGCTACGCGCTGGACGTCCCGGCGGACGGGGTCGATGCCGGCGAGTTCGAGGAGCGGCTGGCCCGAGCGGACCGGGCCGGGCCGAAGGGGGCCGCCCACCTGCTCGAGGAGGCACTGGCCCTGTGGCGGGGGCCGGCCTACGCAGAGCTGGGGGACGCCCCCTTCGTCATGGTGGAGGCGATGCGCCTGGAGGGGCTGCGCGCGGATGCGACCGAGCGGCTCGCCGCCCTGGCCGTCGACGCGGGTGACCCGGTCACCGCGGTCGGGCTGACCGAGGCGCTCCTGGCCGAGGAACCCTTCCGGGAGCGGGCCGTGGAGATCCTCGTGACCGCGCTCTACCGCGACGGCCGGGCGGCGGACGCCCTCGCCGAGTGCCGTCGTCACCGCACCCGGCTGGTCCGGGAGCTGGGGCTGGATCCCGGCCCGGCGCTGGTCCGGCTGGAGCAGCAGGTCCTCGGCCACGATCTGCCCGAGGCCCCCCGGTCGCGGCCACCGGTGTGGTTGGACACGTCGGCGGCCCTCATCGGCCGGGAGGACGAGCTGGCCGATCTCGTGGCTGCCGTCATGCGCAACCGCCTCACGGTCGTCACCGGTCCCGGTGGTGTCGGCAAGTCCCGTCTGGCCGCCGAGGCGGTGCCACTGCTCCACGACCGACTCGCGCTGCCGGTCTGCGTCGCCGAGCTGGCGTCCATCACGTCCGGCGGAGTTGCGCTCGCCGTCGCGACCTCGCTCGGGCTGCGGCCGGCGCACGGCTCCGCGGCCGCGGACGCCGTCGTCGAGCGGCTCGAGACACGAGGCGGGCTGCTCGTCATCGACAACTGCGAGCACGTGGTCGACGAGGTGGCCGTGCTGGTGCGGAGGCTGGTCACCCGGTGCCGGGACGTGCGAGTGCTGGCCACGAGCAGACGACGGCTTGGGGTGGACCACGAGCAGGTGGTGCCCCTGGCGCCTCTGACGGTGCCCGCGGTCGACGAGCCGGGGTCGGGCCTGACGGCGTCGGTCCGTCTCCTCACCCACCGGGTGCGCCGGCTGGCGCCGACCTTCGCCCTCACCCCGGACAACGCGCCGGCGGTGGAGGAGCTGTGCCGCCGGCTCGACGGTCTGCCCCTTGCCCTGGAGCTGGCCGCCTCACGGGTCGCCACCCGAGGCATCGACGAGGTGCTGGCCTCCGTCGACGGTGCCGCCCGCGACCGGGTCGACGGGCTCGAGGACGTCGTCGACTGGTCCTACCGGCTGCTGACGCGCGACCAGCAGGCGCTGCTCTCCCGGCTCTCGGTCTTCGCCGGGGTTTTCACCATCACTGAGGTGCGGGGGCTCGTCGCGCGGCTGCCCGGTGAGCGCGGTGACGTCGGGGAGGACCTCGCGGAGCTCGTCGAGTCATCCCTCGTCTCCTGCCACGACGACGGGACGGGGATGCGGTACCGCCTGCTCATGATCGTGCGCGCCTTCGCGGCCGGCCGGCTGCGCGACTCCGGCCGGATCGACGCGACCCGCGAGGCGCACGCGAGCTGGGTCGCCGACGTCGCCTCCGGCATCGCCCGGGACTGGCTGCACGCCGACGGCGCGGTGATCGACGAGCGGCTGCGTGCGGCGGCACCGGAGATGGTGACCGCCGTCCGGTGGTCGCTGGGCGCGGGGCGATTGGACCGTGCCGCGTCGATCGCGACCGACGTGTCCGCCTGCCTGCACTGGACGCCCGGCGTGGAGCTGAGCACGCTGTTCATCGAGCTGGCCGAGCGTGGGGCCGCGGCCCCACACCCCCAGCTCGCGGGAGGAGTCGGGGCCGGCGCCTTCCACCTGGGGGAGCGCGGGGACCTCCCGGGCGCGCGGCGGCTGGCCCGGGCAGCCCTGCGGATGGCCGAGGGTGACGATCCCGTGAGCGCGGTCCTGGCGTTGGCCGTCGGCGCCATGTACGCCGGCGACCGGGAGGACTCGCTGCGGTGGTTCACTCGGCTGGTCGCCATGCCCGGCATGCTGGCGGAGGCCAGTGCCTCGCTCGCCCTGAGCGCCTGCTACCACGGGGACATGGTCGCGGCCCGGGACCACTTGGCGGTCGCGCTCGCCGCCGGGGCGTGCGTGGCCGACGCGTCGTCCGCGTTCGCCCACTTCGCCGCGGGGGAGATCGCGCTGACGGAGGACCCGGACCGGGGGTCGGCGCTGCTGCGCCAGGCCGCGCGGGAGGCCGACCGGGTGGGGGCGGAGCAGGTCGGTCGGGTCGCCCGCGTGGCGCTCCTGTCGGCCACGACCCGGCACGGCGACCTCGAGGAGGCGACCCGGCTCGCGTCGTGGCTCCTGGCCGATCTCGCGGCGAAGGGGGTGTGGCCCCAGCTGTGGACCACGCTGCGGTTGAGTGCGGAGCTGCTCGCGTCGCACGGCAGGGCAGCCGAGGCGGTCTTCGTCCTCGAGGCCGCCGAGGTCGGGGAGTCGGTGCCACCACTGGTGGGTGAGGACGTCGACCGGTATGCCGCCCTCGCCGGGGAGCTGGGGTCACGGCTGGGCGCACCCGCGGTCGCCGGCATCCGGCAGCTCGCGTCGGCCACATCCCGGACGCAGGTGGTCCGCAGGACGGAGGCGGTGCTGCGCGAGGTGGTGGCGCCTCGGTCCCCCTCCGACGCCCCGCCTACGATGTGGGAGTGA
- the purF gene encoding amidophosphoribosyltransferase: MPRGDGQLSHDLIPGEKGPQDACGVFGVWAPGEDVAKLTYYGLYALQHRGQESAGIATSNGKQILVYKDMGLVSQVFDERSLSTLRGHVAVGHCRYSTTGGSTWENAQPTLGGHATGTVALAHNGNLVNSAELRQLVEERGDEIPGDDGRIHRITDGELRRGNTSDTALVTALLAHDPELGLETAAMALLPKLRGAFCFVFMEENTLYAARDPQGLRPLVIGRLERGWVVASETAALDIVGASFVREVEPGELVVIDEDGLRTRQFAEPARKGCVFEYVYLARPDTTINGRTVHEARVEMGATLAREHPVEADLVMPTPESGTPAAIGYAQESGIPFGQGLVKNAYVGRTFIQPSQTIRQLGIRLKLNPLKHVIKGKRLVVVDDSIVRGNTQRALVRMLREAGAAEIHVRISSPPIKWPCFFGIDFATRAELIATGLEVDEIATSLGADSLGYISEEGMVAASAQPADELCTACFSGVYPMELPSEDRLGKGLLELEFTPTEEAVRRP; the protein is encoded by the coding sequence GTGCCACGCGGAGACGGACAGCTGTCCCATGACCTGATCCCCGGGGAGAAGGGCCCCCAGGACGCCTGTGGCGTCTTCGGGGTCTGGGCCCCCGGCGAGGACGTCGCGAAACTGACCTACTACGGCCTCTACGCCCTGCAGCACCGTGGGCAGGAGTCGGCGGGCATCGCGACCTCGAACGGCAAGCAGATCCTGGTCTACAAGGACATGGGCCTGGTCTCCCAGGTCTTCGACGAGCGGAGCCTGTCCACGCTGCGGGGACACGTCGCCGTCGGGCACTGCCGCTACTCGACGACCGGCGGGTCCACCTGGGAAAACGCCCAGCCGACGCTCGGTGGGCACGCGACCGGCACCGTCGCCCTCGCCCACAACGGCAACCTCGTCAACTCCGCCGAGCTGCGCCAGCTCGTCGAGGAGCGCGGGGACGAGATCCCCGGCGACGACGGCCGGATCCACCGGATCACCGACGGCGAGCTGCGTCGCGGCAACACCTCCGACACCGCCCTGGTCACGGCCCTCCTCGCGCACGACCCGGAGCTCGGCCTCGAGACCGCCGCGATGGCCCTGCTGCCCAAGCTGCGGGGAGCCTTCTGCTTCGTCTTCATGGAGGAGAACACCCTCTACGCGGCGCGGGACCCGCAGGGCCTGCGTCCCCTCGTCATCGGCCGCCTCGAGCGCGGCTGGGTCGTCGCCTCCGAGACCGCCGCCCTCGACATCGTCGGCGCCTCGTTCGTGCGCGAGGTCGAGCCGGGTGAGCTGGTCGTCATCGACGAGGACGGGCTGCGCACCCGCCAGTTCGCGGAGCCGGCCCGCAAGGGCTGCGTCTTCGAGTACGTCTACCTCGCGCGCCCCGACACGACGATCAACGGCCGCACGGTCCACGAGGCGCGTGTCGAGATGGGCGCCACCCTCGCCCGCGAGCACCCGGTCGAGGCCGACCTGGTCATGCCGACCCCGGAGTCCGGCACACCGGCGGCCATCGGCTACGCGCAGGAGTCGGGGATCCCTTTCGGCCAGGGTCTGGTGAAGAACGCCTACGTCGGGCGCACCTTCATCCAGCCGAGCCAGACGATCCGTCAGCTCGGCATCCGGCTGAAGCTGAACCCCCTCAAGCACGTCATCAAGGGCAAGCGCCTCGTCGTCGTCGACGACTCCATCGTCCGCGGCAACACCCAGCGCGCCCTGGTCCGGATGCTGCGCGAGGCGGGCGCCGCCGAGATCCACGTGCGCATCTCCTCGCCACCGATCAAGTGGCCGTGCTTCTTCGGCATCGACTTCGCCACGCGCGCCGAGCTCATCGCCACCGGGCTCGAGGTCGACGAGATCGCGACCTCCCTCGGCGCCGACTCCCTGGGCTACATCAGCGAGGAGGGGATGGTCGCCGCCTCGGCCCAGCCGGCCGACGAGCTGTGCACGGCCTGCTTCTCCGGTGTCTACCCCATGGAGCTGCCGTCCGAGGACCGCCTCGGCAAGGGTCTCCTCGAGCTCGAGTTCACCCCGACAGAAGAGGCGGTTCGCCGACCGTGA
- the purM gene encoding phosphoribosylformylglycinamidine cyclo-ligase: MTQQSPITYAQAGVDVEAGDRAVDLMKESVRRATRPEVLGGLGGFAGMFDASALQGMRRPVLATSTDGVGTKVAIAQALDRHDTIGQDLVGMVVDDIVVCGAEPLFMTDYIATGRVVPERIAAIVAGIAKGCELAGVALVGGETAEHPGLLDPDEYDVAGAATGVVEHDAVLGPDRVVAGDAVLAFASSGLHSNGYSLVRRVIASAGWELDRHVDELGRALGEELLEPTRIYTRALLDLVRSPDVDVHALSHVTGGGLAANLARVLPTGTLARVERSTWTPPAIFSLLGSLGSVPQPDLERTLNMGIGFVAALPQGDVEAAIARAGAAGIDAWVLGEVSDAATAGADSGTETVQGAKGVDGGAVQVVGEYA, translated from the coding sequence GTGACGCAGCAGTCCCCGATCACCTACGCCCAGGCCGGCGTCGACGTCGAGGCCGGTGACAGGGCCGTCGACCTGATGAAGGAGTCGGTGCGCAGGGCCACCCGACCGGAGGTCCTGGGGGGCCTCGGGGGCTTCGCCGGGATGTTCGATGCCAGCGCCCTCCAGGGCATGCGGCGGCCGGTGCTCGCCACCTCCACCGACGGCGTCGGGACCAAGGTCGCGATCGCGCAGGCGCTGGACAGGCACGACACGATCGGCCAGGACCTCGTCGGCATGGTCGTCGACGACATCGTCGTCTGCGGTGCCGAGCCGCTCTTCATGACCGACTACATCGCGACCGGCAGGGTCGTCCCCGAGCGCATCGCGGCGATCGTCGCGGGTATCGCGAAGGGGTGTGAGCTCGCCGGTGTCGCCCTCGTCGGCGGCGAGACCGCCGAGCACCCCGGACTGCTCGACCCGGACGAGTACGACGTGGCCGGTGCGGCCACCGGCGTCGTCGAGCACGACGCCGTCCTCGGGCCCGACCGCGTGGTCGCGGGCGACGCGGTCCTCGCCTTCGCCTCCTCGGGGCTGCACTCCAACGGCTACTCCCTCGTGCGTAGGGTCATCGCCTCCGCCGGGTGGGAGCTCGACCGGCACGTCGACGAGCTGGGCCGCGCCCTCGGTGAGGAGCTGCTCGAGCCGACCCGCATCTACACGCGTGCGCTGCTCGACCTCGTCCGCTCCCCGGACGTCGACGTCCACGCGCTGAGCCACGTCACCGGTGGTGGCCTGGCCGCCAATCTCGCACGCGTGCTGCCCACGGGCACGCTGGCCCGCGTCGAGCGCTCGACCTGGACGCCGCCGGCGATCTTCTCGCTCCTCGGCTCGCTGGGATCGGTCCCGCAACCCGATCTGGAGCGCACGCTGAACATGGGCATCGGCTTCGTCGCGGCACTGCCGCAGGGTGATGTCGAGGCAGCCATCGCCCGGGCCGGTGCCGCCGGCATCGACGCCTGGGTCCTGGGAGAGGTCAGTGACGCCGCGACGGCCGGGGCCGACTCCGGCACCGAGACCGTCCAGGGCGCCAAGGGCGTGGACGGCGGAGCCGTCCAGGTCGTCGGGGAGTACGCCTGA
- a CDS encoding helix-turn-helix transcriptional regulator, producing MLSRTCGRAPDAPAWVCLAEDGVPPEGVIAAGARGCLVMSSTPLQIGAAIRAAARGERADLDHPVTGPLVQRTPRATPPLSQREVEVLRLVDAGLGNRHIAERLYLSLSSVKSHLSHTYGRLGVSGRAAAAAEARRQGLI from the coding sequence GTGCTGTCCCGCACCTGCGGACGGGCACCCGACGCTCCCGCGTGGGTCTGCCTCGCCGAGGACGGCGTGCCCCCCGAGGGTGTCATCGCCGCGGGCGCGCGCGGCTGCCTCGTCATGTCGAGCACCCCGCTGCAGATCGGCGCCGCCATCCGGGCGGCGGCACGCGGCGAGCGCGCCGACCTGGACCACCCGGTGACCGGTCCCCTCGTCCAGCGCACTCCGCGAGCGACCCCGCCGTTGTCGCAGCGGGAGGTCGAGGTGCTGCGCCTGGTGGACGCGGGCCTGGGGAACAGGCACATCGCCGAGCGGCTCTACCTGAGCCTCTCGAGCGTGAAGTCACACCTGTCACACACCTATGGCCGGCTGGGCGTCTCCGGGCGGGCCGCCGCGGCCGCCGAAGCGCGTCGTCAGGGGTTGATCTGA
- a CDS encoding DUF3073 domain-containing protein, whose protein sequence is MGRGRAKAKQTKVARELKYYSPDTDLRALEAELHGKSHGRTERAPDDEQHVDDDDESWSDVER, encoded by the coding sequence ATGGGGCGCGGCCGAGCGAAGGCGAAGCAGACCAAGGTTGCCCGCGAGCTGAAGTACTACTCGCCGGACACCGACCTGCGAGCGCTGGAGGCGGAACTTCACGGCAAGTCTCACGGACGCACCGAGCGTGCGCCCGACGACGAGCAGCACGTGGACGACGACGACGAGTCGTGGTCCGACGTGGAGCGGTAG
- a CDS encoding ATP-binding cassette domain-containing protein: MAEPDPTVDAATPEAAPTVVVSHLSVTYQVLGGDRRGTPGRQDEGRSLRRLLRPGTGERTREVHAVKDVSFIARHGESIGIIGRNGSGKSTLLRAVTGLIPPAKGKVWVAGEPSLLGVNAVLINKLSGERNIYVGGQALGLTTAEIDEKFDDIVEFSGIGDAVHLPMSTYSSGMGARLRFAISTAAAPDVLMIDEALATGDASFRQKSAERIESIREAAGTVFLVSHSNSNIREICDRVLWMDQGRLVMDGPTEDVLRAYEATLPKQKPRKRDDAPDEPDVPGTVRWTGPTRFQTSREITRATWDPGVRACFVVSVQSMAMARMVAPVAAQLGWPMLWVRPGAIPAATHDELGRLAPERVIVVGGEEQVSAQTYGRIEDLVGGTVERLGEDDPPRTAARLLRAFPPRDTSTVYVAHPDNSGGTPVASLQAARTGRAVVVCDAGSPGEELAAALAEVQPRRLALLGYEEEWPTDVIDRLRRATGAEVEFSAQGGPMARAAALWEDVEPGGQVIVSGASALEMLTATAAAGHTGTPVLLLTSGRLPDLVRARLERLAPSQIVLSGSVEALPPDLRQSLGELVPPAQAPVEASRAQ; this comes from the coding sequence GTGGCTGAGCCCGACCCCACCGTCGATGCCGCCACGCCGGAGGCGGCCCCCACCGTCGTCGTCAGTCACCTCAGCGTGACCTACCAGGTCCTCGGTGGCGACCGCCGTGGGACCCCCGGCCGTCAGGACGAAGGGCGGTCCCTCCGCCGACTGCTGCGTCCGGGCACGGGCGAACGCACCCGCGAGGTCCACGCCGTCAAGGACGTCAGCTTCATCGCGCGCCATGGTGAGTCGATCGGGATCATCGGCCGCAACGGCTCGGGCAAGTCCACCCTCCTGCGGGCCGTGACCGGCCTGATCCCGCCGGCCAAGGGCAAGGTGTGGGTCGCGGGCGAGCCCTCCCTGCTCGGCGTCAACGCCGTGCTCATCAACAAGCTCAGTGGCGAACGCAACATCTACGTCGGCGGCCAGGCGCTCGGGCTGACCACCGCGGAGATCGACGAGAAGTTCGACGACATCGTCGAGTTCTCCGGGATCGGCGATGCCGTGCACCTTCCGATGAGCACCTACTCCTCCGGCATGGGTGCGCGACTGCGGTTCGCGATCTCCACGGCGGCGGCTCCAGACGTGCTGATGATCGACGAGGCCCTCGCCACCGGGGACGCCTCCTTCCGACAGAAGAGCGCCGAGCGCATCGAGTCGATCAGGGAGGCCGCCGGCACCGTCTTCCTCGTCTCCCACTCCAACTCCAACATCCGTGAGATCTGCGACCGGGTCCTGTGGATGGACCAGGGTCGCCTGGTCATGGACGGCCCCACGGAGGACGTCCTGCGCGCCTACGAGGCGACCCTGCCCAAGCAGAAGCCACGCAAGCGAGACGACGCCCCCGACGAGCCGGACGTCCCCGGGACCGTCCGCTGGACGGGCCCCACCCGGTTCCAGACCTCCCGGGAGATCACCCGGGCCACGTGGGACCCCGGCGTCCGGGCGTGCTTCGTCGTCAGCGTGCAGTCCATGGCCATGGCGCGGATGGTGGCTCCGGTCGCCGCGCAGCTCGGCTGGCCCATGCTCTGGGTGCGCCCGGGCGCCATCCCCGCGGCCACTCACGACGAGCTCGGCCGCCTCGCCCCCGAGCGCGTCATCGTCGTCGGCGGCGAGGAGCAGGTGAGCGCGCAGACGTACGGCCGCATCGAGGACCTCGTCGGCGGGACGGTCGAGCGACTCGGTGAGGACGACCCACCGCGGACCGCTGCCCGGCTCCTGCGGGCCTTCCCACCGAGGGACACCTCCACCGTGTACGTGGCCCACCCGGACAACTCCGGGGGCACACCCGTGGCCTCGCTGCAGGCGGCCAGGACCGGTCGTGCGGTGGTCGTGTGCGACGCCGGGAGCCCGGGCGAGGAGCTCGCCGCCGCGCTCGCGGAGGTGCAGCCACGGCGGCTGGCCCTCCTCGGCTACGAGGAGGAGTGGCCGACCGACGTCATCGACCGCCTGCGCCGGGCCACCGGCGCGGAGGTCGAGTTCTCCGCACAGGGAGGGCCGATGGCCAGGGCCGCCGCCCTGTGGGAGGACGTCGAGCCGGGCGGGCAGGTCATCGTCTCCGGCGCCTCAGCCCTCGAGATGCTCACCGCCACGGCCGCCGCCGGGCACACCGGCACCCCGGTGCTGCTCCTCACCTCCGGTCGTCTGCCGGACCTCGTGCGTGCCCGCCTGGAGCGGCTCGCTCCCTCGCAGATCGTGCTCTCCGGGTCGGTGGAGGCCCTCCCACCCGATCTGCGGCAGTCCCTGGGCGAGCTCGTCCCGCCCGCCCAGGCACCGGTCGAGGCGTCCCGCGCGCAGTAG
- a CDS encoding ABC transporter permease — MADVAQAVGRASLPPAPTVEEARRLADRHGLRALSERPPLHQYLSDLWRRRSFLWTLSSAESYAKNEANHLGQLWSVLNPALLITSYYLIFGLLLGTRGGIENFIGFLGIGVVMFAFTSSVVTRGAKAITGKLSLVRTLHFPRALLPMSVTLTEFLASVPAFGLLFVLMFATGERPDWEWLLFPVAVVMQGMALLGFAFISARLVNASQDIANLIPIIVRLLRYISGVFFPVMHYVQGAPVVIQEVLTMQPFALMLTTGRQSLLNGEPVVLSDWLTMAAWAVGAAGVGMVFFWQAEMRYGRG, encoded by the coding sequence GTGGCTGACGTCGCCCAGGCAGTCGGACGGGCCTCCCTTCCCCCTGCGCCGACCGTCGAGGAGGCACGGAGGCTGGCGGACCGTCACGGTCTGCGGGCGCTCAGCGAGCGCCCGCCGCTGCACCAGTACCTGAGCGACCTGTGGAGGCGTCGCTCCTTCCTGTGGACGCTCTCCTCGGCCGAGTCGTACGCGAAGAACGAGGCGAACCACCTCGGTCAGCTCTGGTCGGTGCTCAACCCGGCGCTACTCATCACGAGCTACTACCTGATCTTCGGCCTGCTCCTGGGCACGCGAGGGGGCATCGAGAACTTCATCGGGTTCCTCGGCATCGGCGTCGTCATGTTCGCCTTCACCTCCTCGGTCGTCACCCGCGGGGCGAAGGCGATCACCGGAAAGCTCAGCCTGGTGCGCACGCTGCACTTCCCACGTGCCCTGCTGCCGATGTCGGTGACCCTCACCGAGTTCCTGGCCTCGGTCCCGGCCTTCGGGCTGCTCTTCGTGCTGATGTTCGCCACCGGGGAGCGACCTGACTGGGAGTGGTTGCTCTTCCCGGTCGCGGTCGTGATGCAGGGCATGGCACTGCTCGGCTTCGCCTTCATCTCGGCCCGTCTGGTCAACGCCTCGCAGGACATCGCCAACCTCATCCCGATCATCGTGCGCCTGCTGCGCTACATCTCCGGAGTCTTCTTCCCCGTCATGCACTACGTCCAGGGAGCCCCCGTGGTGATCCAGGAGGTGCTGACGATGCAACCATTCGCCCTCATGCTCACCACCGGCCGGCAGTCCTTGCTCAACGGTGAGCCCGTCGTGCTCTCCGACTGGCTCACCATGGCCGCCTGGGCCGTCGGTGCCGCCGGTGTCGGGATGGTCTTCTTCTGGCAGGCGGAGATGAGGTACGGCCGTGGCTGA